One Fuerstiella marisgermanici DNA window includes the following coding sequences:
- a CDS encoding tetratricopeptide repeat protein has protein sequence MHCHKGEGIRLGGELMAKGEQEFPNEEGSRSSVRLMRRLVYCLLLFVVVARGPAIGQDSRPVLPFAGTDAVSILNDNGTTDRLTGTIENIAGETLRIRRSGRGNIQVLHMSDVAELSFHRSAAWDSGLNLWQAGEFKKAFAALSQALRQEDRDWAWCELQANIAKLLVRMGDRDAAVDRIEQILQKDDRSRHVCLLPLVWDESLLADERVNASPEDLGNPLPARRLVAASALLHNTVHRPAAAAVLHRIRQQQGLDRLGELAGAQLWRLPMLDKPDSRNPLAQVWSDQVREMPVECRNGPQYVVARILQRQHQYDKAALGFLWTSLMNPIDEALAAKSLVAAIDCLQQAGRPNEAHVMSAELKLRFPKASATREFQSRATNE, from the coding sequence GTGCATTGCCACAAAGGCGAAGGGATAAGGCTGGGCGGTGAATTGATGGCGAAGGGCGAACAGGAATTTCCGAACGAAGAAGGAAGTCGCAGCAGCGTTCGCCTGATGAGACGTCTCGTGTACTGCCTTCTGCTTTTCGTCGTCGTCGCGCGTGGTCCCGCGATCGGTCAGGATTCCCGCCCGGTGCTGCCGTTTGCCGGGACGGACGCGGTTTCGATTCTTAACGACAACGGCACAACTGATCGGCTAACCGGAACGATCGAAAATATTGCCGGTGAGACCTTGCGGATCCGACGCAGCGGGCGTGGGAACATTCAGGTTTTGCACATGTCCGACGTGGCAGAACTGTCGTTTCACAGAAGTGCGGCATGGGATTCCGGGCTGAATCTGTGGCAGGCTGGTGAGTTCAAAAAAGCGTTCGCAGCGCTGAGCCAGGCGCTGCGGCAGGAGGACCGTGATTGGGCATGGTGCGAACTTCAGGCCAACATCGCCAAACTGCTGGTGCGAATGGGCGACCGTGACGCGGCCGTCGATCGGATCGAACAAATTTTGCAGAAGGATGATCGATCACGCCATGTCTGTCTGTTGCCGCTGGTCTGGGACGAAAGTCTTCTGGCGGACGAACGAGTGAACGCAAGTCCCGAAGATCTCGGCAACCCATTACCTGCGCGCCGGCTTGTGGCCGCTTCGGCTTTGCTGCACAACACCGTACATAGGCCAGCCGCGGCGGCGGTGCTGCACCGGATTCGCCAGCAACAGGGGCTCGACCGACTGGGCGAACTCGCGGGCGCTCAGCTTTGGCGGCTTCCGATGCTGGACAAACCAGACAGCCGCAACCCGCTGGCGCAGGTATGGAGTGACCAGGTGCGTGAGATGCCCGTCGAATGTCGCAACGGGCCTCAGTATGTGGTCGCCAGGATCCTGCAACGGCAGCATCAATACGACAAGGCGGCGTTGGGGTTCCTGTGGACTTCGCTGATGAATCCGATTGACGAAGCTCTGGCGGCCAAATCACTGGTGGCGGCGATTGATTGCCTGCAACAAGCCGGACGCCCCAATGAAGCTCATGTGATGTCGGCTGAACTGAAGCTTCGGTTTCCGAAGGCGTCGGCCACGCGAGAATTTCAGTCGCGGGCGACCAACGAATGA
- a CDS encoding endonuclease/exonuclease/phosphatase family protein yields the protein MIGWIVRLCSCWLLGVSMHAHAADDATVRVATYNVSLNRKTEGALVRDLQNNDAQATKVARVLRTIQPNIVLLNEFDYDKAGVAAELFRSKYLESDIPGLQKLAMPYAYCDAANTGEPSGLDLNKDGSTDGPADAFGFGNFPGQYGMLLLSKYPIRSEDVRTFRKLLWHNVPDAAAPVDPKTNQPWYSDEVWQRLRLSSKSHWDVPVQIGDKVLHVLASHPTPPAFDGPEDRNGRRNHDEIRFWADYVSNPSDDNRGNWIRDDAGRMGGIAKEQPFVLLGDLNADPVDGGSHQHAIRRLLEHPRVNSTFTPKSDGGAAAAKQQGKANAKQQGDAAFDTADFSDRVVGNLRVDYVLPSRECQVKAGAVVWPQSGEPLADAIDCSDHRMVWLDLAFP from the coding sequence ATGATCGGCTGGATTGTCAGGCTGTGTTCATGCTGGCTGCTGGGCGTTTCAATGCATGCCCACGCCGCCGACGATGCGACGGTCCGCGTTGCAACGTACAACGTCAGCCTGAATCGGAAAACTGAAGGCGCGCTGGTTCGCGATCTGCAGAACAACGACGCTCAAGCGACAAAGGTCGCTCGCGTGCTTCGAACCATCCAACCCAATATCGTGCTGCTTAACGAATTCGACTACGACAAGGCGGGCGTAGCGGCAGAGTTGTTTCGCTCGAAGTACCTGGAATCCGACATTCCCGGGCTGCAAAAGCTGGCGATGCCGTATGCCTATTGCGACGCCGCCAACACGGGTGAGCCAAGCGGTCTGGACCTGAACAAGGACGGATCCACCGATGGTCCGGCAGACGCATTTGGGTTCGGCAATTTTCCCGGCCAGTACGGAATGCTGCTGCTGTCGAAGTATCCCATCCGGTCGGAAGACGTGCGGACGTTTCGAAAGTTGCTGTGGCACAACGTGCCAGACGCGGCGGCTCCCGTTGATCCGAAAACCAACCAGCCGTGGTATTCGGACGAGGTGTGGCAGCGGTTGCGTTTGTCATCAAAGAGTCATTGGGATGTGCCGGTACAGATTGGCGACAAAGTGCTTCACGTGCTGGCCAGTCACCCCACCCCGCCCGCTTTTGATGGGCCGGAAGATCGCAACGGACGCCGTAATCACGATGAGATCCGCTTTTGGGCGGACTATGTTTCGAATCCGTCCGATGACAATCGCGGCAACTGGATTCGTGACGATGCCGGTCGCATGGGTGGCATTGCGAAGGAGCAACCATTTGTTTTGTTGGGCGATTTGAACGCTGACCCCGTCGACGGTGGAAGTCATCAGCACGCCATTCGTCGGTTGCTGGAACACCCTCGCGTGAACTCAACCTTCACCCCAAAAAGCGACGGCGGGGCAGCAGCGGCCAAGCAACAAGGGAAAGCGAACGCGAAGCAGCAAGGTGATGCCGCCTTCGATACCGCAGACTTTTCGGACCGCGTGGTGGGTAATCTACGAGTGGATTACGTGTTGCCGTCGCGTGAATGCCAGGTGAAGGCAGGCGCTGTGGTGTGGCCTCAGTCGGGCGAGCCTCTGGCTGACGCAATTGACTGTTCGGATCACCGCATGGTATGGCTCGACCTGGCGTTTCCGTAG
- the rlmB gene encoding 23S rRNA (guanosine(2251)-2'-O)-methyltransferase RlmB, with translation MSRSSGSRRSRKRQLQASHQKNWLIGRHAVVETLTAQHWPVDELFLSEELANDVVNEVAGLAEQADVNWQMVPAARVSELCHAEHHQGMAARMGPFSYSDVESLLATCSAESSDATTGRSPIVVVCDRIQDTFNFGAILRCCDAMNVAGVVIGAAEQATVTPQVARSSAGAVNYVPIVMSESVVNAVGRLAEAGFAIAAASEKSESVAWDADLKRPIALIVGSEARGVSDELLERCDLRLRIPMMGQVESLNAAVATGMLLYEIRRQQV, from the coding sequence ATGTCTCGATCTTCCGGAAGTCGTCGCAGCCGCAAACGACAACTGCAGGCCAGTCACCAAAAGAATTGGCTGATCGGTCGACACGCCGTCGTCGAAACTCTGACGGCCCAGCACTGGCCGGTGGACGAACTGTTTCTGTCTGAGGAACTGGCCAACGACGTCGTCAACGAAGTCGCTGGGCTGGCGGAACAAGCGGACGTCAATTGGCAAATGGTTCCGGCCGCTCGAGTGTCCGAACTTTGCCATGCGGAGCATCATCAGGGAATGGCGGCTCGAATGGGCCCGTTCTCGTATTCCGACGTCGAATCACTGCTGGCGACGTGCTCCGCCGAATCGTCCGACGCAACAACCGGGCGATCACCGATCGTGGTGGTCTGCGATCGCATTCAGGACACCTTCAACTTCGGCGCGATTTTACGCTGCTGCGATGCGATGAATGTCGCCGGCGTTGTGATCGGTGCAGCCGAACAGGCAACGGTCACGCCTCAGGTCGCTCGATCGTCAGCAGGAGCCGTCAATTACGTGCCGATCGTGATGAGCGAAAGTGTCGTCAATGCTGTCGGGCGGCTGGCAGAGGCAGGATTCGCCATCGCAGCGGCGTCTGAAAAATCTGAATCCGTCGCATGGGACGCCGACCTGAAACGGCCCATTGCCCTGATTGTCGGCAGCGAAGCACGAGGTGTCAGCGACGAATTGCTGGAACGCTGTGACCTGCGTTTGCGTATCCCCATGATGGGCCAGGTCGAATCGCTGAACGCTGCCGTCGCGACTGGCATGCTGCTGTACGAAATTCGCCGGCAGCAGGTGTGA
- a CDS encoding DUF2752 domain-containing protein, protein MNVTNSTDRPDRYTRILLSILAAGLLSVFAIAVGLEPDPRGFGTHQQLGLPGCQFRKWSGFACPHCGMTTSFSNLVRGRFEDAWRANPLGIVLAAVFAVSIVWSLTTAVTGRWMVTDQPFQWFVFGAIGYLVLSVAIWLLTTF, encoded by the coding sequence ATGAATGTGACGAACAGCACTGATCGACCTGACAGATACACGCGAATTCTACTCAGCATTCTGGCCGCTGGCCTGCTGAGTGTCTTCGCAATCGCAGTCGGGCTGGAACCTGACCCGCGTGGTTTTGGAACTCACCAACAGCTTGGACTGCCCGGATGTCAGTTTCGTAAATGGAGTGGTTTCGCGTGCCCTCACTGTGGCATGACGACAAGTTTCTCGAACCTGGTTCGAGGCCGATTTGAAGACGCCTGGCGGGCCAATCCGTTGGGCATCGTGCTGGCAGCAGTCTTTGCGGTCAGCATCGTGTGGAGTTTGACGACGGCTGTCACTGGTCGATGGATGGTGACGGATCAACCGTTTCAATGGTTCGTGTTTGGAGCCATCGGGTACCTGGTTCTGTCAGTCGCCATTTGGCTGTTGACGACTTTTTGA
- the rsfS gene encoding ribosome silencing factor, protein MSDPSASSEQPNDSSDADSPVENGQPMAESAEPDFDPTFDTETVTQPRDEQLYQRSLANALIAARCADEMRARDIVVLDMTKIASIVDFFVIGTGTSRRQMHAIADEVNRKLKGEEGNTRLNIEGYRTEGNWILMDFGDVVLHVFTEEGRQLYDLENLKADAERVDWQNL, encoded by the coding sequence ATGTCCGATCCGTCCGCCTCTTCCGAACAACCCAACGACAGCTCAGACGCGGATTCGCCTGTTGAAAACGGTCAGCCGATGGCTGAAAGTGCTGAACCGGATTTCGATCCCACGTTCGACACCGAAACCGTCACGCAGCCCCGAGACGAGCAACTGTATCAGCGCAGCCTCGCGAATGCTCTGATCGCAGCACGCTGTGCTGACGAAATGCGGGCTCGCGACATTGTGGTGCTGGATATGACCAAGATCGCTTCCATCGTCGACTTTTTCGTCATCGGCACGGGCACCAGCCGTCGTCAGATGCACGCGATTGCAGATGAAGTCAATCGTAAGCTCAAAGGTGAAGAAGGCAATACGCGACTGAATATCGAAGGCTACCGGACAGAAGGAAACTGGATTTTGATGGACTTCGGCGACGTCGTCCTGCACGTTTTCACGGAAGAAGGCCGCCAACTATACGACCTCGAAAACCTAAAAGCCGACGCCGAACGAGTCGACTGGCAGAACCTGTAA
- a CDS encoding DUF1499 domain-containing protein, translated as METGRSRSKSIATNEIAGENNGSRMARRAATPNLPRPAGLNRMQIYLLIAGGVLAVGVAGVFLLSLTASPPKSLGVHDGKLAELPDTPNCVSTQTQNPDQRMTPLAYDGSPEGALSKLREIVESMPRSRIVEQRDLYLRAEFRSAVFRFVDDVEFLIDPESDQIHFRSASRVGHSDMGVNRDRMERIRERMVQAGTTTI; from the coding sequence ATGGAAACCGGACGAAGTCGGTCGAAGTCGATCGCGACGAATGAGATTGCTGGTGAGAATAACGGAAGCCGCATGGCAAGGCGAGCGGCCACACCAAATTTGCCACGTCCGGCGGGACTTAACCGAATGCAGATCTACCTTCTAATTGCGGGCGGCGTTTTGGCTGTGGGAGTTGCCGGCGTGTTCCTGCTTAGCCTGACCGCGTCGCCCCCCAAAAGCCTTGGCGTACACGACGGAAAGCTGGCCGAATTGCCCGATACGCCCAATTGCGTGTCGACTCAGACACAGAACCCGGACCAAAGGATGACACCGCTGGCGTACGATGGTTCGCCGGAAGGTGCGTTGTCCAAACTGCGGGAAATCGTCGAATCGATGCCGCGCAGCCGCATTGTGGAACAGCGGGACCTGTATTTGCGAGCCGAATTTCGCAGCGCCGTGTTTCGGTTTGTGGACGACGTCGAATTTCTGATCGACCCGGAGAGCGACCAAATCCACTTCCGATCGGCGTCGCGGGTTGGGCATTCGGATATGGGCGTCAATCGAGATCGGATGGAGCGAATTCGGGAACGGATGGTTCAGGCAGGAACAACAACAATATGA